From a single Ischnura elegans chromosome 7, ioIscEleg1.1, whole genome shotgun sequence genomic region:
- the LOC124162638 gene encoding succinate dehydrogenase assembly factor 2, mitochondrial-like — MFLSRALRMVAKKDLSVISRSICSTPRMCSNYNDMHTPTDIVEPQIPPYVEKLDEAVDVKRARLLYQSRKRGMLENGLILSTFAAKHLAKMSADMLAEYDRMINLPSNDWDLYYWATGVRPVPAEFDNQVMKLLQDHIKNTNRELRIRQPDLY, encoded by the exons ATGTTTCTTTCAAGAGCTCTGCGGATGGTGGCTAAAAAG GATTTGTCGGTCATTAGTCGTAGCATATGTTCAACTCCCCGAATGTGCTCCAACTATAATGACATGCATACTCCCACGGACATCGTCGAGCCTCAAATCCCGCCTTATGTAGAAAAACTAGATGAGGCAGTCGACGTTAAAAGAGCTAG gtTGCTGTATCAGTCACGGAAGAGAGGAATGTTGGAAAATGGTCTTATATTGAGTACATTTGCTGCTAAGCATCTTGCCAAAATGTCTGCAGATATGTTGGCTGAGTATGATCGTATGATTAACCTGCCATCAAATGACTGGGACTTATACTATTGGGCAACAG GTGTGCGACCAGTTCCTGCAGAATTTGACAACCAAGTAATGAAATTACTTCAGGACCACATAAAAAATACCAACCGGGAGTTGAGGATTCGCCAACCTGATCTTTACTAA